One region of Flavobacterium sp. KACC 22763 genomic DNA includes:
- a CDS encoding RtcB family protein: MKTQINGTDILELGFPEGKIIGIALKINSKRNGFTRDEMIANFKNVLEAPENYIDDKIFSKLAVALIEKSNEKPEDFIALNQTPNAYSAYGLDHIEDGARKQMEVAMKLPVTVAGALMPDAHQGYGLPIGGVLATKNAIIPYGVGVDIGCRMALSVYDIPEDFYFENEAKFKRELIANSIFGAGHGFHGQYKSDHAVLENETFNMNPFVKNLKDKAWSQLGSSGGGNHFVEFGIMEFAQDDAVLNIPKGKYVALLTHSGSRGMGATIAGHYTKIAKDECKLPEVAKNLAYLDMNSQLGQEYWLAMNLAGDYASACHEIIHNKMERALGATILAKVENHHNFAWKEIWNGEEVIVHRKGATPAGKGVMGIIPGSMTAPGFLVRGKGEENAINSASHGAGRQMSRTQAIKNITQTEMKSILRDHGVTLIGAGLDEAPMAYKDINQVMEAQQDLVDVVAKFTPKLVRMADDGSRED, from the coding sequence ATGAAAACACAAATAAACGGTACAGATATATTAGAATTAGGATTCCCAGAAGGAAAAATAATCGGAATCGCCTTAAAAATAAACAGCAAACGAAACGGATTCACAAGAGACGAAATGATTGCAAATTTCAAAAACGTCTTAGAAGCTCCAGAAAACTATATAGACGATAAAATCTTCAGCAAACTAGCTGTGGCTTTAATCGAAAAATCGAATGAAAAACCAGAAGATTTCATTGCTTTAAATCAAACTCCGAATGCGTATTCGGCTTACGGATTAGATCATATCGAAGACGGAGCCAGAAAACAGATGGAAGTTGCCATGAAGCTTCCTGTGACAGTTGCCGGAGCTTTAATGCCAGACGCGCACCAAGGTTACGGATTACCGATTGGCGGAGTTTTAGCCACAAAAAATGCCATTATTCCGTATGGTGTTGGGGTTGATATTGGGTGTAGAATGGCATTGTCGGTTTATGATATTCCCGAAGATTTTTACTTTGAAAACGAAGCTAAATTCAAAAGAGAATTAATAGCGAATTCTATTTTTGGAGCGGGCCACGGATTTCACGGTCAATACAAATCAGATCATGCGGTTTTGGAGAATGAAACGTTCAATATGAATCCGTTTGTGAAGAACTTGAAAGATAAAGCCTGGTCACAATTAGGATCTTCGGGTGGTGGAAATCATTTTGTGGAGTTCGGAATCATGGAATTTGCGCAAGACGATGCCGTTTTAAATATTCCAAAAGGAAAATACGTCGCTTTGTTAACGCATTCCGGTTCACGCGGAATGGGAGCAACTATTGCGGGACATTATACTAAAATCGCCAAAGACGAATGTAAACTTCCAGAAGTAGCCAAAAACTTAGCGTATCTGGATATGAATTCGCAATTAGGACAAGAATACTGGCTGGCGATGAATTTGGCGGGAGATTACGCTTCGGCTTGTCACGAGATTATCCATAACAAAATGGAACGCGCTCTAGGTGCAACTATTTTAGCCAAAGTCGAAAACCACCATAATTTCGCCTGGAAAGAAATCTGGAACGGCGAAGAAGTGATTGTACATAGAAAAGGAGCAACCCCAGCCGGAAAAGGCGTTATGGGAATCATTCCGGGAAGTATGACCGCACCGGGATTTTTGGTGAGAGGAAAAGGCGAGGAGAACGCCATTAATTCGGCTTCGCATGGAGCAGGAAGACAAATGAGCAGAACTCAAGCCATAAAAAACATTACACAAACCGAAATGAAATCCATCCTGAGAGATCATGGCGTTACGCTTATCGGAGCAGGTCTAGACGAAGCCCCAATGGCGTATAAAGATATCAATCAGGTCATGGAAGCGCAGCAGGATTTGGTGGATGTGGTAGCGAAGTTTACGCCTAAACTGGTTAGAATGGCAGATGATGGAAGTCGTGAGGACTAG